Below is a window of Flavobacterium sp. N2820 DNA.
GCTGCAAAAAATTTCAAAGACACGGTAATTGTTCCTTCTGTTGAACAATATGCTGCATTTTTAAATTTTTATACCGAAAATAACGGTGCAACTACTTTAGAAAACAGAAAATTATTAGCTTCAAGAGCTTTTAATGTTTCTTCACATTATGATGCAGCTATATTTAACTATTTCAATCAAGTTTTTGAAGAACCTGTTTTAAAAATTAGTGAGCAAAACGGAAACGTTCTGCGTTATGGCGAAAATCCACATCAAAAAGGATTTTTCTATGGCGATTTTGACAAAATGTTTACCAAAGTGCACGGAAAAGAATTGTCTTACAACAATTTATTAGACGTTGATGCTGCTGTGAATTTAATGAACGAATTCAAAGGTGACAATCCAACTTTCGCCATTTTAAAACACAACAATGCATGTGGATTAGCAACTAGAAATACCATGAAAGATGCGTATTTAGATGCTTTAGCGGGTGACCCAACTTCAGCTTTTGGTGGTGTTTTAATTGCAAATGGTAAAATTGATGTAGCTACAGCAAATGAAATCAATCAATTGTTCTGTGAAGTAGTCATTGCTCCAGCTTATGACCAAGAAGCAATTGATATTTTAGAAGAAAAGAAAAACAGAATCATCTTAATCCAAAACGAAGTTGAATTACCACAAACCACGGTACGTACATGTTTAAATGGCGTTTTAGTGCAAGATAAAGACAATGTTACCGACACAAAAGCACATTTAAAAACAGTTACAAATGTAGCGCCAACAGCAGAAGAAATTGAAGATTTATTGTTTGCTTCAAAAATTTGTAAGCACACCAAATCTAACACAATTGTGTTTGCAAAAAACAAACAATTATGTGCTTCTGGAACAGGACAAACGTCAAGAGTAGATGCATTGCGCCATGCAATTGAAAAAGCAACATCGTTTGAATTTGATTTAACGGGTGCTGTTATGGCAAGTGATGCTTTTTTCCCTTTTCCTGACTGTGTTGAAATTGCAAATAAAGCGGGAATTACTGCCGTTATTCAACCAGGTGGTTCAATAAAAGACGAATTAAGTATTACCTATTGCAATGACAATGCTATGGCAATGGTTTTTACAGGAATCCGTCATTTCAAACACTAATTAAAGTTAAAATAACTCTTAAAAAAGCGCATTAAAATAATATTTTTTAATGCGCTTTTTATTTTCGATTTATTCCAGAATATTTTCATACTTTTGTATGTCTAAAACAATTTT
It encodes the following:
- the purH gene encoding bifunctional phosphoribosylaminoimidazolecarboxamide formyltransferase/IMP cyclohydrolase — its product is MNTTKKIASALISVFDKTGLEPIVKALHQNNVTIYSTGGTETFIKDLGIPVVAVEDITSFPEILGGRVKTLHPKIFGGILNRQDHAGDVQQMQEFNIPQIDLVIVDLYPFEKTVASGASEADIIEKIDIGGISLIRAAAKNFKDTVIVPSVEQYAAFLNFYTENNGATTLENRKLLASRAFNVSSHYDAAIFNYFNQVFEEPVLKISEQNGNVLRYGENPHQKGFFYGDFDKMFTKVHGKELSYNNLLDVDAAVNLMNEFKGDNPTFAILKHNNACGLATRNTMKDAYLDALAGDPTSAFGGVLIANGKIDVATANEINQLFCEVVIAPAYDQEAIDILEEKKNRIILIQNEVELPQTTVRTCLNGVLVQDKDNVTDTKAHLKTVTNVAPTAEEIEDLLFASKICKHTKSNTIVFAKNKQLCASGTGQTSRVDALRHAIEKATSFEFDLTGAVMASDAFFPFPDCVEIANKAGITAVIQPGGSIKDELSITYCNDNAMAMVFTGIRHFKH